A genomic region of Pseudomonas sp. MPC6 contains the following coding sequences:
- a CDS encoding acyl-CoA dehydrogenase family protein, producing the protein MTAIPTSRLETPLQVARTLAAEFSRTAAERDHLGGTPKAERDELRRSGLLAMKIDQQYGGLGASWSDTLEVVREFARVDSSIAHVFGFQHLMLATVRLFSRPEQWQPWFEQTARNNWFWGNALNPLDTRTLSKKLAGWREFSGRKSFCSGSADSEMLIASALDESTSGKLLIAAIPSHRTGITLHGDWDNIGQRQTDSGSATFERVRVEENELLLEPGPLSTPFACLRPLIAQLTFVNIFLGIAEGAFEEARNYTLKETRPWFKANVSQANQDPYILRHYGEFWVGLESVRLLTERANTLLDKAWSKEHRLGTEERGQLALAIATAKVAATRTGLDLTSSLFEVTGARATHAALRLDRHWRNLRTQTLHDPVDYKLHELGDWALNSALPTPSFYS; encoded by the coding sequence GTGACCGCCATCCCTACATCCAGACTTGAAACCCCGCTGCAGGTCGCCCGGACGCTCGCCGCCGAGTTTTCCCGAACCGCCGCCGAACGCGATCATCTGGGCGGCACGCCGAAAGCCGAGCGTGACGAGCTGCGCCGCAGCGGCCTGCTGGCGATGAAAATCGACCAGCAATACGGTGGCCTTGGCGCCAGCTGGAGCGACACCCTGGAAGTGGTGCGCGAGTTCGCCAGGGTCGACAGCTCGATTGCCCATGTGTTCGGCTTCCAGCATCTGATGCTGGCCACGGTGCGTCTATTTTCCCGGCCAGAACAGTGGCAGCCCTGGTTCGAACAGACCGCACGCAACAACTGGTTCTGGGGCAACGCCCTTAACCCGCTGGACACCCGCACCCTGTCGAAAAAGCTCGCCGGCTGGCGCGAATTTTCCGGGCGCAAGAGTTTCTGCTCAGGCTCCGCCGATTCGGAAATGCTGATTGCCTCGGCGCTGGACGAATCCACCAGCGGCAAACTGTTGATCGCCGCCATTCCCAGTCACCGCACTGGCATCACCTTGCACGGCGACTGGGACAATATCGGCCAACGGCAGACCGACAGCGGCAGCGCCACCTTCGAGCGGGTCCGCGTGGAAGAGAATGAACTGCTGCTCGAGCCCGGCCCGCTGAGCACGCCCTTTGCCTGCCTGCGCCCGCTGATCGCCCAACTGACCTTCGTCAATATCTTCCTCGGTATCGCCGAGGGCGCGTTCGAAGAAGCTCGCAACTACACCCTCAAGGAAACGCGCCCCTGGTTCAAGGCCAACGTCAGCCAGGCCAATCAAGACCCTTATATCCTGCGCCATTACGGCGAATTCTGGGTCGGACTGGAAAGCGTGCGCCTGCTCACTGAACGCGCCAACACCCTGCTCGACAAAGCCTGGAGCAAGGAGCACCGGCTAGGCACCGAGGAGCGTGGCCAGCTGGCGTTGGCCATTGCCACCGCGAAGGTCGCGGCCACCCGCACCGGCCTGGACCTGACCAGCAGCCTGTTCGAAGTGACCGGCGCCCGCGCCACCCATGCCGCGCTGCGCCTTGATCGTCACTGGCGCAACCTGCGCACCCAGACCCTGCACGACCCCGTGGACTACAAGCTCCATGAACTGGGTGACTGGGCGCTCAACTCGGCGCTGCCCACCCCGTCCTTTTATTCATAG
- a CDS encoding alpha/beta fold hydrolase has product MSKKRTNNQLIVVPPPKTTPDKATRKESLFARLARLATNSARVVAASAELTSQLASIGVGTSKIEPEKGDRRFTHPAWREHPGYRRLGQAYLAWSRSVNGLADRLDTPDWRTREQLRFALDLWTSAAAPTNTLLGNPAALQKAFDSGGTSLLRGSKNWLHDVLHNRGMPTQVDASGFKVGENLGVTPGSVVYRCEVFELIEYHPVTATVRERPVLLVPPMIGKYYFLDMAPGRSFIEYAVSRGLHFFTISWRNPNPEHAAWNLDTYAAAVLEALEVVREIADGAEVNAHGICAGGFILSAALNHSVAQGKCPVNAASFGVMLLDFDYPMPLGAFSPAPLLKLVREKSARAGVMSSSDMAAAFAWLRPNDLVWNYWHNNYLMGELPPAIDVMAWNADGTRMPAALHSQFLDVFGDNALVDGPLTVLGSPFEASAIDCDSYFMAAEGDHVTPWKGCYQSAQLFGGERSFVLSNAGHIASLINSLSNPKSRHFTGPAPTVDADDWLAQASEHSGTWWTHWADWVTERAGAERTAPTVAGRKRHAELEPAPGRYVHE; this is encoded by the coding sequence ATGAGCAAAAAAAGAACGAACAATCAGCTCATTGTCGTCCCACCGCCTAAAACGACTCCGGACAAGGCCACCAGGAAGGAATCGCTGTTCGCACGATTGGCGCGCCTGGCAACAAACAGCGCCCGGGTCGTCGCGGCCAGTGCTGAGCTGACCAGCCAACTGGCTTCAATCGGCGTTGGCACTTCGAAGATCGAGCCTGAGAAAGGTGATCGGCGTTTCACCCACCCGGCCTGGCGCGAACATCCGGGTTACCGCCGTCTGGGCCAGGCCTATCTGGCGTGGTCACGCAGTGTCAACGGCCTGGCCGATCGACTCGACACACCGGATTGGCGTACCCGGGAACAACTGCGCTTTGCCCTTGATCTATGGACCAGTGCCGCCGCGCCGACCAATACCCTGCTGGGTAATCCGGCGGCGTTGCAAAAAGCCTTCGATTCGGGCGGAACCAGTCTGCTGCGAGGGAGCAAAAACTGGCTCCACGACGTGCTGCATAATCGCGGCATGCCCACTCAGGTGGATGCCAGCGGCTTTAAAGTCGGCGAGAACCTGGGGGTCACCCCAGGTTCGGTGGTGTATCGCTGCGAGGTGTTCGAGCTGATCGAATATCACCCGGTCACCGCCACGGTGCGTGAGCGTCCGGTGCTGCTGGTGCCGCCGATGATCGGCAAGTACTACTTCCTCGACATGGCGCCGGGACGCAGCTTTATCGAATACGCGGTCAGTCGCGGCTTGCACTTCTTCACGATCAGTTGGCGCAACCCGAACCCTGAACACGCCGCATGGAATCTCGACACCTACGCCGCCGCCGTGCTCGAAGCGCTGGAGGTGGTGCGCGAGATTGCCGATGGCGCCGAAGTGAATGCCCATGGCATCTGTGCCGGAGGCTTCATTCTCAGCGCGGCCTTGAACCACAGTGTGGCTCAGGGCAAGTGCCCGGTGAACGCCGCGTCCTTTGGTGTGATGTTATTGGACTTCGATTATCCGATGCCCCTCGGCGCGTTTTCCCCGGCCCCCTTGCTGAAGCTGGTCCGTGAGAAATCCGCCAGGGCCGGCGTGATGAGTTCGAGCGATATGGCCGCAGCTTTTGCCTGGTTGCGTCCTAACGACCTGGTGTGGAACTACTGGCACAACAATTACCTGATGGGTGAATTGCCACCCGCGATCGATGTGATGGCCTGGAATGCCGATGGCACTCGCATGCCAGCGGCGTTGCACAGCCAGTTCCTCGATGTTTTCGGCGACAACGCCCTGGTCGACGGGCCGTTGACCGTGCTCGGCTCACCCTTCGAGGCAAGCGCTATCGACTGCGACAGCTATTTCATGGCGGCAGAGGGGGACCATGTAACCCCCTGGAAAGGCTGTTACCAGTCGGCCCAGCTATTTGGTGGCGAGCGCAGTTTCGTACTCAGCAACGCGGGGCATATCGCCAGCCTGATCAACTCACTGAGCAACCCCAAGTCACGCCACTTCACCGGCCCGGCTCCGACCGTGGACGCAGATGACTGGTTGGCGCAGGCCAGCGAGCACTCCGGCACCTGGTGGACCCACTGGGCTGACTGGGTTACCGAACGTGCCGGAGCGGAACGCACGGCACCGACAGTGGCCGGGCGCAAACGCCATGCTGAACTGGAGCCGGCTCCAGGGCGCTACGTCCATGAGTGA
- a CDS encoding sensor domain-containing diguanylate cyclase — protein MAVDLEALYPKLIHLMLDTVFVVDRHNQIAFVSDACEALLGYRADELTGTPITDYMHPDDLAVSRASIVRVMNGHPHFDFRNRYIRKDGGIVHILWAAFWSEEVGARIGVARDVTALSQAEEELRFLAHHDPLTALTNRSLFNDRLDSALRTAHRHDSTLALLFLDINDFKGINDVHGHAVGDRVLCVIARRLEGCVRETDTVARMGGDEFTVLLTDLQSETAACEKMAQILAVMSEPLGPEFGGLKMPSCSIGVAFYPADGEDADTLLSHADDDMYRIKRRHSATR, from the coding sequence ATGGCCGTTGACCTGGAAGCGCTCTACCCCAAACTGATCCATCTGATGCTGGACACGGTCTTCGTGGTCGACAGGCACAATCAGATTGCATTTGTGAGTGATGCCTGTGAGGCACTGCTCGGTTACCGTGCCGACGAGCTGACCGGCACCCCGATCACCGACTATATGCATCCTGATGACCTGGCGGTCTCGCGAGCCTCGATTGTCCGGGTCATGAACGGTCACCCGCACTTCGATTTCCGCAACCGCTATATCCGCAAGGACGGCGGTATCGTGCACATCCTCTGGGCTGCCTTCTGGTCCGAGGAAGTGGGCGCGCGGATCGGTGTCGCCCGGGACGTGACGGCCCTCAGCCAGGCCGAGGAGGAATTACGCTTCCTCGCCCATCATGATCCGCTGACAGCACTGACCAACCGGTCGCTGTTCAATGATCGACTGGACTCGGCCCTGCGCACGGCACACCGCCACGACAGCACGCTGGCGTTGCTGTTTCTGGACATCAATGACTTCAAGGGCATCAATGATGTCCACGGACATGCCGTGGGCGATCGTGTGCTCTGTGTGATTGCACGACGGCTGGAAGGCTGCGTGCGTGAAACGGACACGGTGGCCCGGATGGGCGGTGATGAATTCACTGTGCTGTTGACGGATCTGCAGTCGGAGACCGCCGCTTGCGAGAAAATGGCGCAGATTCTCGCGGTCATGAGCGAGCCGCTGGGCCCCGAATTTGGCGGGCTGAAAATGCCGTCCTGCAGTATCGGCGTGGCGTTTTATCCCGCGGACGGGGAGGATGCCGATACGCTGCTCAGCCATGCGGATGACGATATGTACCGGATAAAAAGGCGCCATTCTGCAACGAGGTAG
- a CDS encoding amidase yields the protein MSLAKPPHVGYFFGQSVITLAERLRAGSLTSVELTQAALDSIERLNPILNAFVQVDAPVALAQARKADDLFAQGLDLGPLHGIPVAVKDNIDTFDYVTTYGSAHFAGFKPSRDALCVQRLREAGAVIVGKTLTHEFAYGPTGDRSLQGAARNPWDASCITGGSSAGSAAAVASGMVPLALGTDTGGSIRIPAALCAVVGFKPSFASVPLQGVFPLSSSLDHVGPIANHVEDARLLFEVVAGRVCAPAANPRPLRVGWITSGSFGPVDAELDRQVYQAAQQLFGEALQDTAELEPLAAAMKDTLLVLQRAEAFDVHAERMQDAPHTFEQEVRERLELSREVRGWQYIRALASQARLKAAMARLFEHYDFLVSPSVPITATAIDAREVRVGEQDIDVRAALLSHTSAWNLTGLPAISLPVGQVKSMPVGLQVIGAAGEDDRLLRVMVQRFVRD from the coding sequence ATGAGCCTGGCGAAGCCTCCTCACGTTGGATATTTTTTTGGTCAATCGGTCATCACACTGGCCGAACGTCTGCGCGCGGGCAGCCTGACGAGTGTCGAGTTGACTCAAGCAGCCCTGGACAGCATCGAGCGTCTGAATCCGATCTTGAACGCCTTCGTTCAGGTCGATGCACCGGTGGCGCTGGCCCAGGCGCGCAAGGCCGACGATCTATTCGCCCAGGGCCTGGACCTGGGCCCGCTGCACGGCATCCCGGTGGCGGTCAAAGACAACATCGACACCTTCGACTACGTCACCACCTACGGTTCGGCGCATTTCGCAGGCTTCAAGCCGAGCCGCGATGCGCTGTGCGTGCAGCGCCTGCGCGAGGCGGGCGCGGTCATTGTCGGCAAGACCTTGACCCACGAATTCGCCTACGGCCCGACCGGCGACCGCTCGCTGCAGGGCGCGGCACGTAACCCCTGGGATGCCAGCTGCATCACTGGCGGCTCCAGCGCCGGCAGCGCCGCTGCGGTGGCCAGCGGCATGGTGCCGCTGGCGCTGGGCACCGACACCGGCGGGTCGATCCGTATTCCGGCGGCGTTGTGCGCAGTGGTCGGCTTCAAGCCATCGTTTGCCAGCGTGCCGCTTCAGGGGGTGTTCCCGCTGTCATCGAGCCTCGACCACGTGGGCCCGATCGCCAACCACGTCGAGGATGCGCGCCTGCTGTTCGAGGTGGTGGCTGGGCGGGTTTGTGCACCCGCGGCCAACCCTCGACCGTTGCGGGTCGGCTGGATCACCAGCGGCAGCTTCGGCCCGGTCGACGCCGAGCTGGATCGGCAGGTGTACCAGGCGGCGCAGCAGCTGTTTGGCGAGGCGCTCCAGGATACTGCCGAACTGGAGCCGCTAGCGGCCGCAATGAAAGATACCTTGCTGGTATTGCAACGCGCCGAGGCCTTCGATGTGCATGCCGAGCGCATGCAGGATGCACCGCACACGTTCGAGCAGGAGGTGCGCGAGCGCCTCGAATTGTCGCGTGAAGTAAGGGGCTGGCAATACATCCGCGCCCTGGCCAGCCAGGCACGGCTCAAGGCGGCGATGGCGCGCCTGTTCGAGCACTATGACTTCCTGGTCTCGCCCAGCGTGCCGATTACCGCGACAGCAATTGATGCGCGCGAGGTCCGGGTGGGTGAGCAGGACATCGATGTGCGTGCCGCGCTGCTCAGCCATACCAGTGCCTGGAACCTCACCGGGCTGCCTGCGATCAGCCTGCCGGTGGGGCAGGTGAAGAGCATGCCGGTGGGGCTGCAGGTGATTGGCGCAGCGGGAGAGGATGATCGTTTGTTACGGGTGATGGTGCAGCGATTCGTGCGGGACTAG
- a CDS encoding MFS transporter, with the protein MKSAAIPSFRYQIFFLIMLMALLNYIDRGAIAYASASILPEYGFDKADWGKVLGYFGYGYILGALIGGILADRFGAKRIWLIAGATWSIFEIATAFAGDLGLAFMGGSAMAGFATIRVLFGFAEGPAYSVINKSVANWATPKERGFVVSVGLLSTPLGALLTAPVAVGLQTLTGGWRSMFVVLGVVSLALLIFFMTRFTNTPDENPRVSKAELDFLRRERAAAANASTPTTSVAPIWHFFKNKDLILNAVGYFSFVYVTFLLLTWTPKYLQDEFHYNLSSLWYMGMIPWTGACFTVLLGGKISDLLLRRTGNLKVARSWLAATCLLLTTLCFILVSQAQTVWGVIALMTLANALNALPNSVYWAVVIDTAPSNRVGAYSGMTHFIANTASFIAPMLTGYLTVRYGYSSMFVAAAVATALGMSAMLMVRPGSRQVTPSPLPAAV; encoded by the coding sequence ATGAAGAGCGCAGCTATTCCGTCTTTCCGCTACCAGATTTTCTTCCTGATCATGCTGATGGCACTGCTCAACTACATTGACCGCGGCGCGATTGCCTATGCCTCGGCGAGCATTCTTCCGGAGTACGGTTTCGACAAGGCCGACTGGGGCAAAGTCCTGGGTTACTTCGGCTACGGCTACATCCTCGGGGCGTTGATCGGCGGCATCCTGGCCGACCGCTTTGGCGCCAAGCGCATCTGGCTGATTGCGGGTGCCACCTGGTCGATTTTCGAGATCGCCACCGCGTTTGCCGGTGACCTCGGGCTGGCATTCATGGGAGGCTCGGCCATGGCCGGTTTCGCCACTATCCGTGTGCTGTTCGGCTTTGCCGAAGGCCCGGCCTACTCGGTAATCAACAAAAGCGTGGCCAACTGGGCCACGCCCAAGGAACGCGGCTTCGTGGTCTCGGTTGGACTGCTCAGCACACCACTGGGCGCGCTGCTCACCGCCCCGGTAGCAGTAGGTCTGCAAACCCTGACTGGCGGCTGGCGCAGCATGTTCGTGGTGCTGGGCGTGGTCAGCCTGGCGCTGCTGATTTTCTTCATGACGCGCTTTACCAACACCCCTGATGAGAACCCGCGGGTGTCCAAGGCCGAGCTTGATTTCCTGCGACGGGAACGCGCCGCGGCAGCCAATGCTTCAACCCCGACCACCAGCGTTGCGCCGATATGGCATTTCTTCAAGAACAAGGACCTGATACTCAATGCGGTCGGTTACTTCTCGTTCGTGTACGTGACGTTCCTGCTGCTGACCTGGACCCCCAAATACCTGCAGGACGAGTTCCACTACAACCTGTCGTCGCTGTGGTACATGGGCATGATTCCGTGGACCGGCGCCTGCTTCACCGTGCTACTGGGCGGCAAGATCTCCGACCTGCTGTTGCGCCGCACCGGCAACCTGAAGGTGGCACGCAGCTGGCTGGCCGCGACTTGCCTGCTGTTGACCACGCTCTGTTTCATCCTGGTATCGCAGGCCCAGACCGTGTGGGGCGTGATTGCCCTGATGACCCTGGCCAACGCCCTCAACGCGCTGCCCAACTCGGTCTACTGGGCCGTGGTGATCGACACCGCGCCGTCCAACCGGGTCGGAGCCTACAGCGGCATGACCCATTTCATCGCCAACACCGCTTCGTTTATCGCGCCAATGCTGACCGGCTACCTGACCGTGCGCTATGGCTACTCGTCGATGTTCGTGGCGGCGGCGGTGGCCACTGCACTGGGCATGAGCGCAATGCTGATGGTGCGTCCCGGCAGTCGGCAGGTCACCCCTTCCCCTTTACCCGCAGCAGTTTGA
- a CDS encoding LacI family DNA-binding transcriptional regulator, whose translation MPNQSRPATLKSMATALGVHVSTVSRVLNGDPAGVERAASAEVVARIRALAKELDYRPNTQASNLKLRKSQEICVLMPRLTDLVMATIYDSIDSAAEEAGYLTFVSNTDDLQPRQLARAEHALRRSVAGLIVGDSHVGENQPLLDLLTRKHIPYVLVSRQIAGHLAAASDDELGGWLAAEHLYLLGCREVAILAGERHASTGADRTRGFIRYYREQGVTLRPEWILNGPFDSHTGHRQGEYLLGLDPRPQAFFAVNDFLAIGLMGAARDKGLQPGKDIAVVGFNDIPLANELIVPLTSVRLQMAQMGRHAVELLLKRIKGEAAESIILAPQLQVRASSSLLRENPSAGPTG comes from the coding sequence ATGCCGAATCAATCTCGCCCCGCCACCCTGAAGTCCATGGCGACTGCACTCGGGGTGCATGTCTCCACGGTATCCCGGGTGCTCAATGGCGACCCGGCCGGGGTTGAGCGAGCGGCGTCGGCCGAGGTGGTGGCGCGTATCCGCGCGTTGGCCAAGGAGCTGGACTATCGGCCGAACACCCAGGCATCCAACTTGAAACTGCGTAAAAGTCAGGAAATCTGCGTGCTCATGCCACGCCTCACCGACCTGGTGATGGCGACCATTTATGACAGCATCGACAGTGCGGCCGAGGAGGCCGGCTACCTCACTTTCGTCTCCAATACCGACGACCTGCAGCCGCGCCAACTGGCCCGTGCCGAGCATGCCTTGCGCCGCTCAGTGGCCGGGTTGATCGTGGGTGACTCGCACGTGGGTGAAAACCAGCCCCTACTCGATCTGCTTACACGCAAGCACATTCCCTACGTGCTGGTCAGCCGGCAGATTGCGGGCCACCTCGCGGCGGCCAGCGACGACGAATTGGGCGGCTGGTTGGCGGCCGAACATTTGTATCTGCTGGGCTGCCGCGAGGTGGCGATCCTGGCTGGCGAACGGCATGCGTCCACCGGCGCTGATCGTACCCGCGGGTTCATCCGCTATTACCGTGAGCAAGGTGTCACCCTGCGCCCGGAGTGGATTCTCAATGGTCCTTTTGACAGCCACACCGGGCACCGACAAGGCGAGTATCTGTTGGGGCTCGACCCGCGCCCGCAGGCTTTTTTTGCGGTCAACGACTTCCTTGCCATCGGCCTGATGGGAGCCGCGCGCGACAAAGGGTTGCAGCCGGGCAAGGACATTGCCGTGGTCGGCTTCAACGACATCCCGCTGGCCAATGAACTGATCGTTCCACTGACCAGCGTGCGCCTGCAGATGGCACAGATGGGGCGGCATGCGGTGGAGTTGCTGCTCAAGCGCATCAAGGGCGAGGCCGCAGAGTCGATCATCCTTGCGCCGCAGTTGCAGGTGCGGGCGAGTTCCTCGTTGTTGCGCGAAAACCCAAGTGCTGGCCCGACAGGATGA
- a CDS encoding M48 family metalloprotease: protein MKLCNATLWAPALAALLAACSASQLSNPFDSAKSDVKVKQITTLSPRALVVLDKNCPELVQPYQLTDNFASLAVFSMKESIKDLPGQLGHLLGKTPAQPGTDKLSDSTRLAAKQLNWMPMTAEELYAERQHNARTDVLSRESKLGRKYYPTADKMLREILASVDEPYDYRFKLFILKTSNRNALALPGGYLYIDQGLLDSPERQPKAYFALAHEVSHVLQRHETKEMQSLVVDSFSVKKELIDTLEAAKSNPAIVVDRVKLEKGQFTKHHVDQELQADSCAVRMLSHVYPNNKDLAASINAFEADLPKMEPSAPAKPPSNDGEALAESMHDIVKSPVMRHPNTRERTENLQAIYREVSSATTAAK, encoded by the coding sequence ATGAAACTGTGCAACGCAACGCTCTGGGCACCGGCACTCGCCGCCCTGTTGGCCGCCTGCAGTGCATCACAACTGTCCAACCCGTTCGATTCCGCGAAGAGTGATGTAAAAGTCAAACAGATCACCACCCTCTCCCCCAGGGCATTGGTGGTGCTCGACAAAAACTGCCCGGAGCTGGTCCAGCCCTACCAGCTGACCGACAACTTTGCCTCGTTGGCGGTGTTCAGCATGAAGGAAAGTATAAAGGACCTGCCAGGCCAGCTCGGTCACCTGCTGGGCAAGACGCCTGCCCAGCCCGGCACCGACAAGCTTTCCGACTCGACCAGACTGGCCGCCAAGCAACTCAACTGGATGCCGATGACGGCCGAGGAGCTCTACGCCGAACGCCAGCACAACGCGCGCACGGACGTCCTGTCGCGCGAGAGTAAACTGGGGCGCAAGTACTACCCCACGGCGGATAAGATGTTGCGCGAGATCCTCGCCAGCGTCGACGAACCCTACGACTACAGGTTCAAGCTCTTCATCCTCAAGACCTCCAACCGGAACGCCCTCGCCCTGCCGGGTGGCTACTTGTACATCGATCAAGGGCTGCTCGACAGTCCCGAACGCCAGCCCAAGGCCTACTTCGCCCTGGCCCACGAGGTGTCCCACGTACTGCAGCGCCACGAAACCAAGGAAATGCAGAGCCTGGTCGTGGACTCATTTTCAGTGAAGAAGGAGCTAATCGACACCCTGGAAGCTGCCAAGAGCAACCCGGCCATCGTCGTCGACCGCGTCAAGCTGGAAAAAGGACAGTTCACCAAGCACCACGTGGACCAGGAGCTGCAGGCCGATTCCTGTGCAGTGAGGATGCTCAGCCATGTCTACCCCAACAATAAGGACCTGGCCGCCTCGATCAATGCCTTTGAGGCGGACTTGCCCAAGATGGAACCCTCGGCGCCCGCCAAGCCCCCAAGCAACGATGGAGAGGCGCTGGCTGAAAGTATGCACGACATCGTTAAATCGCCGGTGATGCGCCACCCCAATACGCGGGAACGCACAGAAAATCTGCAGGCAATCTATAGAGAGGTGAGCAGCGCAACCACGGCAGCGAAGTAA
- a CDS encoding CHASE2 domain-containing protein gives MPEAFQKTGSRRWRPVRWGADVLRAIGRGIAHLPHHLPHHLPHHLPGALVVASLVTIGHLHFHVLDAIDSYAFIGLGNLSAMDVSANATHPEVAVVVIDQRSYEGYYHERSPLDRCQLWADLKFLYELPIPPKLVVIDLDLSPPAKKEEARSTLSRAGCQEPLNQLLENSPRTTRTVLMEPLKLKDEEATKVINNWKERMKAANIDFGEPSLPFRYGLVIKIECDKEKLAAKAVLAYSSRQDGNCLDLPTKNKPKEFLINPRQYITGLRPVSALVLPSQRDLLSEWPGFQRPWELPVVFFGGSYGDDDTYLTPLGIMYGVEVHAAAYMSLVHPANEFSHLLGFAGEVGIGLLFGGFISFCWRRYFAMRFSHRPWKRQISPFFVFVLGGALIGLVLVTTFVSLYLLSTSDYWLSPIPIALGMLIESFFVGAVHEAVEEGHRQRQGLVRWLDKAHKEGSDRFQEIVATELRKHPEPRRTLYQRCSYFIVGEIAQQFKVREFWVALALLVRRVTFFTLLGYALLLIVTHY, from the coding sequence ATGCCAGAGGCATTTCAAAAAACCGGTTCAAGGCGATGGCGGCCTGTCCGTTGGGGAGCGGATGTATTGCGGGCGATAGGTCGTGGGATTGCACACCTGCCGCACCATCTGCCGCACCATCTGCCGCACCATCTGCCCGGTGCCCTGGTTGTCGCCTCACTCGTGACCATTGGCCATCTTCACTTTCATGTGCTCGATGCCATCGACAGCTATGCCTTTATCGGCCTTGGCAACCTCAGCGCGATGGACGTCTCGGCCAATGCAACCCACCCTGAAGTTGCAGTGGTCGTTATAGACCAACGGAGCTATGAAGGCTACTACCACGAACGCTCTCCGCTGGATCGCTGCCAACTGTGGGCCGACCTCAAGTTTCTCTACGAACTCCCTATACCGCCCAAGCTGGTGGTCATCGATCTGGACTTGTCGCCCCCGGCGAAAAAGGAAGAGGCACGCTCCACCCTGAGCCGCGCGGGTTGTCAGGAGCCGCTCAATCAGCTGCTGGAAAATAGTCCACGCACTACCAGGACGGTGCTGATGGAACCACTCAAGCTGAAGGACGAGGAGGCAACAAAAGTCATCAACAATTGGAAGGAGCGGATGAAAGCGGCGAATATCGACTTTGGAGAGCCGAGCTTGCCTTTCCGTTATGGCCTGGTCATTAAAATCGAATGCGATAAGGAAAAGCTGGCGGCAAAGGCCGTCTTGGCGTACTCGAGCAGACAAGACGGCAATTGCCTGGACCTGCCGACAAAAAACAAGCCCAAGGAGTTTCTGATCAACCCCAGGCAATACATCACGGGGTTACGTCCCGTATCGGCCCTGGTTCTGCCGTCACAGCGCGATCTGCTTTCCGAGTGGCCAGGGTTTCAGCGCCCGTGGGAGCTACCGGTGGTGTTCTTCGGTGGCAGTTATGGCGACGATGATACCTACCTGACCCCTCTGGGCATTATGTACGGTGTCGAGGTACATGCGGCGGCCTACATGTCCCTTGTGCATCCAGCGAACGAGTTTAGTCATCTGCTCGGTTTCGCTGGGGAGGTTGGCATTGGCCTGCTCTTCGGTGGGTTCATCAGCTTCTGCTGGCGGCGCTATTTCGCCATGCGATTCAGCCACAGGCCCTGGAAACGCCAGATCTCTCCATTTTTTGTATTCGTCCTCGGCGGTGCCCTGATCGGGCTGGTCCTGGTGACCACTTTCGTTTCGCTTTATCTGTTGAGCACCAGCGACTACTGGCTCTCGCCCATCCCCATCGCCCTCGGGATGTTGATCGAGAGCTTTTTTGTCGGCGCGGTGCACGAGGCCGTGGAAGAAGGACACCGCCAGCGCCAGGGATTGGTCCGATGGCTGGACAAGGCGCATAAAGAGGGTTCGGACCGATTCCAGGAAATAGTTGCCACGGAACTGCGCAAACACCCGGAGCCCAGACGCACGCTCTACCAGCGATGCTCGTATTTCATCGTCGGTGAAATTGCACAGCAATTCAAAGTGCGTGAATTCTGGGTGGCACTCGCGCTGCTGGTGCGGCGCGTGACTTTTTTCACCCTGCTGGGTTATGCCCTGCTCCTGATCGTCACCCATTACTAG